Within the Setaria viridis chromosome 3, Setaria_viridis_v4.0, whole genome shotgun sequence genome, the region agtggtgggcaatttagttgcaaatttaggaggaagtgggtaattttgataaaTATTAGGagattactttagtttattttatataatggcagatgtgagtaatttagatatagatttaggggttactttaggctattttcataatggcataggtgagtaatttttaaaaattataatagatccaatggctatgatgatttgagtctaccgattgatggtgagatgatattttgctttttttgagaatttctagaatttttttctttttctagagtgtctaCCTAGGATCTAGGTGGTTCCATCTCTAAACTTCAAAAGGAACCTCCAATTTAAAATGTTAAAGCCTCCAAATAATAGTGAAATGGGGCGGGTGGGTGAGGTGGGATCAGATGAAATCGTCAGCGTATCACGGCATCGTCAGATGGCCCCGCGTGGCGTGGGAAGTGCCGCCCGTGATGATGGTGATGGCTCAACTGAACTGAAGTACTGAACTGAACTGGTGCCTGGCTCTCCGTGCTGAGAGCAAAGCATGAGCTCATGCAGAGTCCTCGCAGAAATCTCAATTCGATTCTTCGTGCGCGAGAAAGCGACGGAGAATTCGATCTCAAACAATCCAGCTCAAAAGGGGGCGGAGAAAATAAGATTCGCAGAGACATGATGCAGCACTAGCGTCAATTACAACATCACTTGATGCAATTGAAACAGCAGCTATCTATTTGGAGAAGCAGCTGAAGACTCCGCAGAACTTGCTCCCCTGAAGGCCACCGTTCTCCAGCTTCAGGTCTTCTCTGTGTTCGTTCTGAATGTTCTCTGACGCCCATCGCTCGCAGTACTCCATCTCGTACGGCGCCAGCGTGTGGCCAAGCCTGTCGTACGCCTATGTTCGCGACAAGATCAAAAGACGCAGCTTTGTAGGAGCTCAAACGCTGCCAATTTCAGGGTTTGGCCACATCTCGTACCTTGAATTCGCAGGTCATGCCGAGCCCTCGCAGGAACTTCACCCCGTCTCGCCCTTCCTGGATCGGGATCAGCGAGTCAGCTCCGCCATGGATCCATAGGACGGGCGTCTGCAGGAGACAACATTGATGTCTGACTGAATTACAATTTGGCAAATGCAGCAGGAGCTATTCGTCTGTCCGACAACGTCGATAAGATGACTAAGCGTTGCCGCTCTGTAGATTACGAAGATCACAATGCGAGGCAAGTTCATCGATGAGCAAGAAACAGATATCAGCAGGGAGGACTGAGGAGCATATTCCCTGCAGTGATCGCACAGAGGTAGAAGTTCAGTACTACCTTCTTTGCTTCCTCTGTTACTCTGGCCGCGAAAGAAGTAGAGTTGAAGGGGAGGAAGCCACTGAAGACTGCGCAACCACCAAGAGTTTTGGGGTACAGCAGCACGCTTGCTATGCTCAAGGCACCTGAAGGCATGTGTAGTTTGTTCAGTCATAGTATGTGCACGGTCTACTTCAATCATAGGAAAATCTGGAAGGAACAAAATATAGGCAAGGCAAGGACGGGTTGTACTTCTACCTCCTTGGCTAAGCCCAAAAACGAATACGTCTTCCGGGTTTGTTCCAGCAGCTATTTCCCTGTCGATCATAGTGTGCACAATCTGAACAGCTCGCAGCACATCCTCCTCATTCCTGACGGATTTCTGCAATCGATTTTTGTATAATCCATATGGCCACGAGGAGGATAATcaggaatgcaaatgcaggaaaGAATGTGGCACGAAGAACAGATTTGTCTTGCCGAAGTGATGGGCGGCGCGTCGTGGATGTCGAACCACGAAGTCATGAGCGCGCCACCTGCGATTCACAGTCAACACAAGGAATCGCGATCAGCAGCGACGAGCAAGCTGCAGCGCGAGTCGATGGAGTCGCCGGAGTTGTGATAGCACCTACGGTTGCATGTGAcgggggcggtgggcgcggtgGGGAAGGCCCAGCGGGTGTCgctgaaggcggcggcggagaagtgGTCGGCGATGAACTCGTTGGCGCGGCCGCAGTCGCCCAGGCCGTGCAGCCACACCACGAAGCCGCAGCGCCGCGCCCTCCCGGTCCCGGTCCCGGCGGCGGGCATGCGGTCCTCCATCTGAATTGGGACTTGGGAGACGATGACGACGCCGAGAGGTGGAGATGGCGCCCGTCTTCTCGTCCTCCCCGTAAGGCGTAAGGCTCTGTAACAACATCATCGTCTGATCTCCATTGATATTCGATAGCCATGTTCTGCTGAATTTCCATGGCGCGTGTTGACTAACCACAATAAGTTGACTTTGACCGCTAGAACTGGGATGTGACATCATTGCATTCACCTTGAATAGCTGAATGCAGAGTTCAGAAACAATGAGCATACATGGGTTctaactggaaaaaaaaaacagcaacacTAATCCTGGTATCCCAGTCTAAAAAAGACAGCATCAACACTGTTGGATGCATAGACCTTTCAGACCTGAATTTCTGAACAGAAACCAGATGCATCCTCCATAGACCACATGAACATCAACAGGTATTATTTACCAAGATCTAGATTATGAAGAAATAACAAGGCagtacaacaacaacaacaatgaatCATTTCGGTTCCAAGCAAGTTGGGATAGGCTAAAGTTGAAACCCAATGGGCGCCACTAATCAAGATTCAGACACAGTTATTAGGAAGAAAATAACAATGGAGTACTTGCCAAAAAACCATCAAGTAAAAATTATTGGTTATACACACGTCTATATGTAAGGAGATAAACTTGGAGAAATCTCGTACATTTCATTATTCAGCTCCTGGCTATGATGGAATAGCTCGAATAGTGTACAGTTCAAACTAAAAGGGGGACCAGAAATAGAAAAATTTCATCATAACCCCAACACTGAAAGCACAAACAACCAGTTCTTCAGAACAAACAAGTCATCAATACTCAGGTGTGCATAATAGATTGCTGTCCTCTCAGTTCCGATCAAACGATTGAATATGCTCAATGACTTGCTCGATGGTCTCGAATTGGCGTCTTCCCTTCAGGATCGTCTTCGCACAATTGAGGGCAGCACGCTCACACTCTGCTCTCTTGCTGGCATCCTTAATTGACTCAAGATCCTCAACATGAGCGATACCAACTATTCTCCTACATACGAAATAACAAAGTTTAGGAAACAATGTCAAGCAGGAATGCTAAAGAGAAATTATACGCATGATGTTTGGAACTGATGTTAAATGCCACTTAGGTTCTTTTGTGAAGCCATTTTCAGTTGAAAAGGAACAAGCAAATATTTTGTAAATTCTATATATTTCTTTTGCCTAAACTGCTTGAAACATAACCATTTTTTACTTCTCAGTTGATTTCATCAAAGCTGCCTCAAAAACTTTATTTTATGATGCACAGTTGCAAAATAATAGATGCTACATCAAAACTGAAATCCACAACCTTTTTACAGTTTGGCCTGAGTATGTTTCTTTCTAATTTCAGTCAAAAAAGAGAGTTATTATAATCTCATAGCAGTCCACAAATAAATAAGAGACTAAGAGAGAGTTAATTTATTTAGAAGTCTTCTCTTTTAAGTAAAACATTATTGAGAAATTTACTCTGTAGTTACCTGATCATTTTGGCTGAACCAAACCCAAGGCTATCGTGAAATAAGTTTGTCATGTACTTCTTCTGAGCAAGGCTCAGCAGGTTTGAGTTGTTGTATATGTCGGGCAGGTAAGCCTCCCCATTTCCTTCTTTGTGTTCATTCCATAGTCCAACAAACTTATTCTGGAACAAATTCCATGACTCTTCAATTGTCTTCAAGATCCATTTCTTGTAAGCCTATAAAAAATAGACAACACTTGGTTCATGCCTTGAACATCACGAAAATAGGTTCTGAACACAGCATGTTGAACATGCATCGTGTTCTATAATAAACTGACAATTCTGGCACTGCCTTTAAGTAATACTACAACTGAAGATGCCATCAAGTATTAAAGTTATCCGATGCAAGGCATATTTTGGGATGGTAAACTTTTGTCTGCCAAGCACTCTCCTCTTTATGCTAAACATGACAACTTGATTACCCCCCAGATATCAGATAAATTATCATTTCTCATAAAAGACATCAGCGCCATATTCCAGATCCATCAGAAAAAAGTAGACCCAAAGACGTGGCTGCCATTACCTTAAGCAGTTTGGAAACAAGCTAAACCACACAAAGCAAACCAACTACATTTGACACCAAGAAACCATAAGAAGAAAAATGGAGAATCTGGGAGCTAGAAAAGCCACCAATAGGCATACTACTATTGGAGTTAAGTGGTATGAGTAGATCACGTACTGATACTGCTATTAGAGATATAAAGGGCGCAAAAAGGAGTAAAGAACAAGCAAACAGATTCATACATACTTTACGATCATTTGCTTGATCAGCATGTCCGTTCTGTGCATAGTATGCCAAAATCAGGTTTCCTAGGAAGGCTCCAATGTCGAAACCCATTGGTCCATAGAATCCAAACTCTGGATCAATGACTTGAGTTGAATCGGGGGTCACCATGATAGAACCAGTGTGGAGATCTCCATGAATCAGAGCCTGAGCTCTCTCGATAAACCTGCAGTTGCAAATCAAATAAGTCGCATCCCCATGTAAAGAAACAAACCATAGGTGGCAATAATTTCTATGCAGTGAGGCAATTACATTGATTTCAATTCAGCTACTTCCAACTTCAGCTCATCATCCTCTCGGACTGCTTCGGCATCTTTGTCAAGATACGGTGAGGTCCACCGATTAAATTTGGAGACCCGGTATGGGTCTGAGAACACAACTTGCTCTGTGAGCCTACACATCTCCACATTCGCACAGTACTGAGCAACTGCAATCACAGCACATCCCATTTCAAATGCCATCAAGTTAATGGAGTACACATCTCCCCTTTACAGGCATGACCACGTTCCAATTGGGAATTAAGTCAACTCGCAAGCAATGAGCCAATGAAGCAGCTCACCTCCTTTCTTATGATCCGTCGTGTTGTTATAGAGGAGGGACGTGAAGAAGAGCGTCTTGGCCATATAATTGGACATGTGGTCGGCGAGCAGCGGGTACTCGACGCCGGCGATGAGGCCCTTGCGGAGGATGATGTGCGGTGGCTCGATGTAGCGCATCCCCATGAGCGACATGGCACGGTCGAAGTGGTAGACCTCGGGGGTGTGCTCCGGGCACAGGCGGCCGTGCTCCCGTAGCGTGGAGGCCTCGAAGTAGGCGCGCTCCCGCGTCATCGGCCACGAGTCCCCGACGCAGCGCACGTACGGAAGCGCCTGCGCGTCCCATTTCGCCCCGTCAGGTGAGGTGAGGATTAAATTAGGACGAGCGGTGGGTGGACGACGGTGAGCTGAGGTGAGGGGGTCGGACGGACCTGCTTGATGACGATGGTGCCGGAGCTGGACTTGACGATGTAGACGAAGTTGAGGTTGCCATCGCCGACCTCCTTGATCTCGACAGAGTCGagactgccgccgccgccgaggcgggaGGCGAGCGCGGGCGTGGCCTTGATGTAGGCGACCAGGGACGCCTCGGCGAGCGGGCGGAAAccctgctccgcctccgcggccaTTCCTGAGGCGCGGCGATTGGGGcgacgccgcgggcgccggccgaGAGATGCGGAGGAGAGGAGTGgacaagggagggagggggccgacCGGGAGACTGGGAGAGCGGGGCGCGGTGGGAATCTGCTGTGCCGGGTGGGGGTTTATGTGGGCCGGTTCTCTGAACCTGGACGGTTGGATGGAAAGTTTCGGTGAATGTATCCAGCGTAAACCATATGTGCCGTGCAACTTTAAAATTATGAAGGTCACAAGAAATTGAAGGCAAATTAGTGGTATATAAATGCAAGTCAGGTTTATGTGAAATGAGGTGGTGCCCCACACAAAGCTCGCCAAACCCATTGAAATTGAGAGGGTgtaagagagaggagaaaaagagagggagagagaaaactCAACATGCATCACCGTATTTTCTTCAAGAACCCTATTTATAGAATAGGGCATCGTcaatatttttgcaaaagtaGTTGAATGCTAATAACTATTTTTACAACAAGACGCAGATAGTAAATGCTCCATCCCATCGTAAAATCGCATATTTACTCATCGATCACTCGCATATTTACTCATCGATCAGAGTGTTGTTGTATGCTAAGTAGAACAGAGCGATAATTTAGGTTAGCCTTGCAAACTCTAAAGAAAAAATTACATATTCTTTGGTGCGTTACTTGTCTTTTATCTTGGTTGatcaccatttttttttgttggcaaAGGTCTAGCTAGAAACTCAGCGAATCGATAAGGTGGAATATGACCCATCACTTGGCGGCATGCTTCACGCATTATTCGCACGCTATTCTTCTCGATAAGAGGAAATTCGGTTCCGCGGGGCCCTCAGATTGACTAGAACAGCGGGCATCAGCGGGCCGTGGCGTTCAGATATCCAAATAAACGAAGGCCCAGGTCTTTTCTTTCACAACCCAGCTAATCCTCACGTCATTTGCGAACAACATGGAAGTGGCCCGTACAACAATCATCAGCACGAAAGTGGCGAGCACTCGAAAAGAAAGCAGCATGAAACAGACCTTGTTTCGTTTGGTCCATTGCACGATAATGGATCACGAATTTAAATAGCTTTTTTTAGGAGCTTTGGAATGAAGATTACCTAATATCTCCCACGGACCACAGCTGTGTGGATCACGCATGATGTACGAGTACGACGCGGTGGCTCAGTCAGACGGTCACCGCTGGTCGCTGGAGCACGCAGAGCTATCAAGGAAACGCATAAAacgtgaaaaagaaaagcaaaatagGAAACTGGGTAAAGTAACTCATAActaaacaattttttttgaaagtttgGTTAAACTCAAACTTACCAGAGCCGTGCTTTACACCAGTTCGTTTTAGCTAATTTGCAGATTGTTACGTTATGCAAGCTAAAAACAAATAGGTAATAAATAGTATCAACATACCTACAAACTAACAACATGCTTCCCCTCGTCTTGCAAATCGTAACAGTTTATAGGATGCTCCATCATTTTAACTTTATACTCTATATAGATGCAcagtaaaaactatgtatctagaaaaattaaaataatttataatttgaaacggaggaagtgcTATTTACAATCAACCAGAGAAAACAAACATGGTGATGAATAGTTATTAACTCTATTGTATTGAGTTTCCCAGATAAGATGGTGCCTAAAAACACGTAAAAGAAACTTAATGGGCTAACAACTGGAATTAAGTAGACCCATATACATGAAGTACATACTACGCCCCCCTTTGATAAGGCTTCTCAAAAAGCTTCTTCAccggcttttggtgaagccTACCAAAGGGGCaatgtcgtacatacatctattgGCCTACCAGAGGGTTTGAACAGTTCTAGATATAGGGCTGGACATCGAGACGTGTCAGATATGGaggctacggtgcaggacgacgtggtctacgtggaggacaggaactagtcgaggattaggaaactactcgtagcaattagagtaggattcactagttgaatccgactagtatctTGTAagcaaccaacctgtaaccctgcccccggtaatataaggtgaggcaggaacCCCTCCAAAACAagtcaatc harbors:
- the LOC117848432 gene encoding probable inactive carboxylesterase Os04g0669700; protein product: MEDRMPAAGTGTGRARRCGFVVWLHGLGDCGRANEFIADHFSAAAFSDTRWAFPTAPTAPVTCNRGALMTSWFDIHDAPPITSKSVRNEEDVLRAVQIVHTMIDREIAAGTNPEDVFVFGLSQGGALSIASVLLYPKTLGGCAVFSGFLPFNSTSFAARVTEEAKKTPVLWIHGGADSLIPIQEGRDGVKFLRGLGMTCEFKAYDRLGHTLAPYEMEYCERWASENIQNEHREDLKLENGGLQGSKFCGVFSCFSK
- the LOC117848429 gene encoding methylthioribose kinase 1, which encodes MAAEAEQGFRPLAEASLVAYIKATPALASRLGGGGSLDSVEIKEVGDGNLNFVYIVKSSSGTIVIKQALPYVRCVGDSWPMTRERAYFEASTLREHGRLCPEHTPEVYHFDRAMSLMGMRYIEPPHIILRKGLIAGVEYPLLADHMSNYMAKTLFFTSLLYNNTTDHKKGVAQYCANVEMCRLTEQVVFSDPYRVSKFNRWTSPYLDKDAEAVREDDELKLEVAELKSMFIERAQALIHGDLHTGSIMVTPDSTQVIDPEFGFYGPMGFDIGAFLGNLILAYYAQNGHADQANDRKAYKKWILKTIEESWNLFQNKFVGLWNEHKEGNGEAYLPDIYNNSNLLSLAQKKYMTNLFHDSLGFGSAKMIRRIVGIAHVEDLESIKDASKRAECERAALNCAKTILKGRRQFETIEQVIEHIQSFDRN